The Antedon mediterranea chromosome 7, ecAntMedi1.1, whole genome shotgun sequence genome has a segment encoding these proteins:
- the LOC140055089 gene encoding uncharacterized protein, with protein MSNMEDLGWDAELAINIVQRQKELLLAPDTMESYKERLDFKESDVIVNIKDIWKEIDYRVLNEFDIKVPPGFPGILAYIHTKFSGNQQVLKELNYVLHSGPGKDVLTIGSSYPDVQLVSVETQEKYPLSILHLHKERPLLIVTSSAS; from the exons ATGAG CAATATGGAGGACCTTGGCTGGGATGCCGAGTTGGCCATCAATATTGTCCAACGACAGAAAGAACTTTTGCTTGCACCTGACACAATGGAATCGTATAAAGAACGTCTTGATTTTAAAGAAAGTGACGTGATAGTGAATATAAAG GATATTTGGAAAGAGATTGATTATCGAGTATTAAACGAATTTGACATCAAGGTACCGCCTGGTTTCCCTGGTATTTTAGCTTACATTCACACTAAATTTTCCGGGAATCAACAG gtcTTAAAGGAACTTAATTACGTGCTTCACAGTGGACCTGGCAAAGATGTTTTAACAATTGGATCATCCTACCCGGATGTTCAATTGGTCTCAGTTGAAACGCAAGAAAAATACCCCCTTTCAATACTCCATCTCCACAAGGAACGCCCTCTTCTCATTGTTACGTCTTCAGCATCCTGA
- the LOC140055440 gene encoding thyroxine 5'-deiodinase-like encodes MQAIVLGGGLSRLFDDYKEKVDFLCIYQTEAHPKELWNLGPVLSSITQHATMDDRKQAAMNLIKVDEQHYSVFTSDPFSNTQLRLVCDTMDNQFRLSFNAHPDRIFLIKGDKIMYIGRNIISQMDEPMRLMTDEARQVLEKFFE; translated from the exons ATGCAGGCCATCGTATTAGGTGGCGGTCTTTCTAGATTATTCGATGACTATAAAGAGAAGGTAGACTTTTTGTGTATATACCAAACAGAAGCACATCCTAAAGAACTATGGAACTTGGGCCCCGTACTTAGTAGTATCACTCAACATGCTACGATGGATGACAGAAAACAAGCAGCTAT GAACTTGATCAAAGTTGATGAACAACATTACTCCGTTTTTACAAGTGATCCCTTCTCTAATACACAACTTCGTCTGGTGTGTGATACTATGGATAATCAATTCAGACTTTCCTTCAATGCTCATCCAGacagaatatttttaataaaaggaGATAAGATCATGTATATCGGTAGAAACATAATATCACAGATGGACGAACCGATGAGATTAATGACAGATGAGGCCCGCCAAGTACTTGAGAAGTTTTTTGAATAA
- the LOC140055441 gene encoding uncharacterized protein: MASNDISLLGDIDDKVLECSICNGRLQDPKSLYCLHSFCLKCLNNWVRTNHGTLTCPICRKEYPIPVGGLQKLAPNTFLNNLLETIKQHEQKRKIKGTASLCASHAQPLKMYCTKCKVPICIECTELEHIAGDGKHELTNIVTAFNTFKETSENLKKAANESIQKIENVLKVVTKNAKELEESKVASLTDIDNQAQEMFLIIQKKADEMKKKVEAKYENEKKVNDVQITKLTKIYAELNTNMISLNQFLKSEPATAMKSSEIVLNKMMDEINKSEEIKQVSTSRQIQFIRNQHSIDLLKETDIGNVVFKPLPIKVEVEPTGVAKCDDDCLLVSFRTNEIHKYKQSGECISKITLPKGVKVNRICRMKNGNIAFIDDSNKCIQVCDRNGHVIKSIGKGVLKYPCGIHIDEATNVIYVADWNITCVYVFDIHYGQLLKRIGTQKKERGYSDVALTKTGKVLIADAGQHQVLLYDDKDKSVKLLINKGYEDGKVMYPWGVVVDEDDNIIIASKDKIQHFTSDGHFIKRIDKKEDRISLPQQLCIISHNPCMVAVANLGDSRIKMC, translated from the coding sequence ATGGCTAGCAACGACATTAGTTTACTTGGGGATATAGATGATAAAGTACTAGAATGTTCTATCTGTAATGGAAGACTACAAGACCCAAAATCACTTTACTGCCTTCATAGTTTCTGCCTGAAGTGTTTGAATAATTGGGTTCGAACCAATCATGGCACGCTAACATGCCCTATTTGTCGCAAAGAGTATCCCATTCCAGTAGGAGGGCTTCAAAAACTTGCCCCAAATACCTTTCTTAACAACCTCTTGGAAACCATAAAACAACACGAACAGAAAAGGAAGATTAAAGGCACTGCCTCTCTGTGCGCCTCTCATGCTCAACCATTGAAAATGTATTGTACCAAATGTAAAGTACCAATATGCATAGAATGCACTGAATTGGAGCACATTGCTGGGGATGGAAAACATGAACTAACTAACATTGTTACAGCATTTAATACGTTTAAGGAAACATCAGAAAACTTAAAGAAAGCTGCCAATGAATCGAtacaaaaaatagaaaatgtacTCAAAGTAGTCACAAAGAATGCTAAAGAACTAGAAGAAAGTAAAGTTGCAAGTCTCACAGATATTGATAACCAAGCtcaagaaatgtttttaataatccagaaaaaagcagatgaaatgaagaaaaaagttgaagcaaagtatgaaaatgaaaagaaagttaatgacgtacaaattacaaaattaacaaaaatctACGCTGAATTAAACACAAATATGATTTCCTTAAATCAGTTTCTAAAGAGTGAGCCAGCAACTGCTATGAAATCAAGTGAgattgtattaaataaaatgatggatgaaattaataaatctgAAGAAATCAAACAAGTCAGTACATCTAGACAAATTCAGTTTATCAGAAACCAACATTCAATTGATTTATTGAAAGAAACTGACATTGGAAATGTTGTATTCAAACCACTTCCTATCAAAGTAGAGGTTGAGCCTACAGGAGTAGCAAAGTGTGATGATGATTGCTTGCTGGTTTCATTTCGCACAAATGAAATTCACAAATACAAACAATCAGGAGAATGTATAAGCAAGATTACACTACCAAAGGGTGTGAAAGTTAACAGAATATGCAGAATGAAGAATGGCAACATAGCATTCATTGATGACAGTAATAAATGCATTCAAGTATGTGATAGGAATGGTCATGTGATCAAATCCATTGGTAAGGGTGTATTGAAATATCCATGTGGTATTCACATAGATGAGGCAACTAATGTTATATATGTAGCAGATTGGAACATTACATGTGTGTACGTGTTTGACATACATTATGGTCAGCTGTTGAAGCGGATAGGAACACAGAAGAAAGAACGTGGATACTCTGATGTTGCACTTACAAAAACTGGTAAAGTACTTATAGCAGATGCAGGACAGCATCAAGTATTATTGTATGATGACAAGGACAAGTCAGTGAAACTACTCATCAATAAAGGATATGAAGATGGTAAGGTGATGTACCCATGGGGAGTTGTAGTTGATGAGGATGATAACATCATCATAGCAAGCAAAGACAAAATACAACACTTTACTAGTGATGGACATTTTATCAAAAGAATTGATAAAAAAGAAGATAGAATTAGTTTACCACAGCAGTTATGTATCATTTCTCATAACCCATGTATGGTGGCTGTAGCAAATCTGGGTGACAGCAGAATCAAAATGTGTTAA